DNA from Clostridia bacterium:
GGTTTAGTTGGTAAAACAGAGGTGGGTAAAAAGGTAACTTTAATGGGCTGGATACATCGCCGCAGAGACCACGGTGGGGTAATTTTTTTGGATTTAAGGGATCGAGAAGGTTGTTTACAGATTGTTTTTAATCCAGATCAAGGCAGCGAATTATTTAAAAAGGCGGAAACAGTTAGAAACGAAGATGTTGTCGCCGTGGTAGGAGTAGTTGCTCGGCGACCTGTAGGAACGGTAAATCCTGATTTAAAAACAGGTGAAATTGAGGTTTTAGCTGAAGAACTGCGGATCCTAAGTAAAGCTAAAACTCCTCCTTTTTACATTACAGATCAAATAGATGTGGATGAAAATATTCGTTTGCGATATCGTTATTTGGATTTGCGCCGTCCGCTTATGCAAAAAAATTTTAAATTAAGACATCAAGCACTACAAGTAATACGCCAATATTTTTCGAAAAAAGGCTTTTTAGAAATAGAGACACCACTTTTAACTAAAAGTACACCAGAAGGAGCACGCGACTATTTAGTGCCTAGTCGGTTATCTGCAGGTAAATTTTTTGCTTTACCACAATCACCACAATTATTTAAGCAATTATTAATGGCTGCCGGTTTTGATAAATATTATCAAATTGCACGCTGTTTTCGTGATGAAGATTTACGAGCAGATCGTCAGCCTGAATTTACCCAATTAGACATAGAAATGTCTTTTGTCGAACAAGAAGATATTTTAGAGCTAATAGAGGTAATGTTAAAAGAATTATTTAAAGAATGTTTAGGGGTAGAACTTGAAATCCCGCTACCGCGTTTAAGTTATCAACAAGCAGTGGCAGATTATGGAACAGATAAACCAGATTTGCGATTTAATCTAAAATTGGTAGAGATAAGTGAAATTGTTAAGGAAACCGAATTTAAGGTTTTTAAAGAAGTCATTAAAAATGGTGGTCAAGTAAAAGCTATTAATGCTAAGGGCTGTGGAAATTATTCGCGTAAGGAAATTGATGATTTAACCAAATTGGTTAAAGTTTACGGAGCAAAGGGCTTAGCTTATTTTATACTTACGGAAACAGGTATTAAGTCACCAATTAAAAAGTTTTTTACTAATGAGGAGGGTGAAAGGATAGTAAAAGCTTTGGACGGTCAGCCTGGGGATTTGCTTTTATTTGTAGCCGACAAGCCTTCTGTTGTAGCCGCCGCTTTGGGCCACTTGCGTTTGGAATTGGGTAAGTGTTTGGGTTTAATTAATGAGGAACTTTTTAATTTCTTATGGGTGGTTGATTTTCCTTTATTGGAATATGATGAACAGGAAAAAAGGTGGACAGCTGTACACCATCCTTTTACTTCCCCACATTACGAAGATTTGCCGCTTTGGGCTACTTCACCAGAAAAGGTTAGAGCCCAGGCCTATGATTTAGTTCTTAATGGTGTAGAAATTGGCGGTGGCAGTATTCGTATTCATCAAAAAGAAATTCAAGAACTAATGTTTAAAACTTTAGGTTTAACTACCCAAGAAATACGGGAGAAATTCGGTTTTCTTCTAGAGGCTTTTGAATATGGTGTGCCTCCACATGGTGGTATAGCCTTGGGTATAGATCGTTTAATTATGCTACTTGCTAAAAGACAAACTATTAGGGATGTAATTGCTTTTCCAAAAACACAAAGTGCTGCAGATTTAATGACAGAAGCTCCTTCCGAGGTTTTTGCGGCACAACTCGCAGAACTACATTTGCAGATTATTACTGATGAGGAATAATTAGGGGGATTTTTGTTAGTTTCTAATCTTGCAATGTGACTTATCTTGTGTTAACATAAACTTACAAGGTTAGGTAATCACCCTGCGGTGTTCG
Protein-coding regions in this window:
- the aspS gene encoding aspartate--tRNA ligase gives rise to the protein MSESLKGLKRSHYCGLVGKTEVGKKVTLMGWIHRRRDHGGVIFLDLRDREGCLQIVFNPDQGSELFKKAETVRNEDVVAVVGVVARRPVGTVNPDLKTGEIEVLAEELRILSKAKTPPFYITDQIDVDENIRLRYRYLDLRRPLMQKNFKLRHQALQVIRQYFSKKGFLEIETPLLTKSTPEGARDYLVPSRLSAGKFFALPQSPQLFKQLLMAAGFDKYYQIARCFRDEDLRADRQPEFTQLDIEMSFVEQEDILELIEVMLKELFKECLGVELEIPLPRLSYQQAVADYGTDKPDLRFNLKLVEISEIVKETEFKVFKEVIKNGGQVKAINAKGCGNYSRKEIDDLTKLVKVYGAKGLAYFILTETGIKSPIKKFFTNEEGERIVKALDGQPGDLLLFVADKPSVVAAALGHLRLELGKCLGLINEELFNFLWVVDFPLLEYDEQEKRWTAVHHPFTSPHYEDLPLWATSPEKVRAQAYDLVLNGVEIGGGSIRIHQKEIQELMFKTLGLTTQEIREKFGFLLEAFEYGVPPHGGIALGIDRLIMLLAKRQTIRDVIAFPKTQSAADLMTEAPSEVFAAQLAELHLQIITDEE